The Cellulophaga lytica DSM 7489 nucleotide sequence CTTTAGGTTCAGAAAAATCTGTAATGCCATGGTCATGTAACAAATTATACCACTGTATTACTTTTTTAATGTCACTTGCATAAACACGGTCTTCATCATAATTAGGCAATACCTCAAAGAAATATTCTTCTAATTTTAATTTATCATCCTTATGCTTAACAGATGTTTTTTCTCCGTTTTCTTTAGTTTGTATTTTACTAAATACCTCTCTTAAAGGAACCTCTTCTTCTAACGTATATATTGCAATTTCTGATAAAACACTAACATTTGTACGCATATTTACCGTACTTCTTTTTCCGTCTAATAAAGACTCAGCTACAAAACCGGTACGTGTTTGTGTTACTAACTTGTGTAATCCTGGCTTACCAGAAATTGATAAAATTTTATCTAAACTCATATTTTACTTTATATCTATTACAAATATTATATTTTTTATAGCGATAAAAAAGAAAACTATCTTCCTTTTTTCATTTCAGGAAAACGCATTCTATATTCTACTCTAATTTTTCCTTTAGAAATGTTTCCTAACTTACTCTTAAGCAATCTTTTCTTTAATGAAGATAGTTTATCTGTAAACAAAATACCTTCAATATGGTCATACTCATGTTGTATAACTCTTGCCAACAAACCGTTATACTCCTCAGTATGTTCTTTAAAGTTTTCATCTAAATAAGTAATTTTTATATTTTCCTTTCTAGATACATCTTCTCTAATGTCTGGTATGCTTAAACATCCTTCATTAAAAGCCCATTCTTCTCCTGTTTCTTCAATAATTTTAGCATTAATAAATGCTTTTTTAAAACCATTTAAAGCTTTTTGTTCTTCTGCAGATAAATCTTCATCATCAGAAAAAGGAGTTGTGTCTACTAAAAATATTCGCAAAGGCAAACCAACTTGTGGTGCTGCTAAACCAACTCCGCTTGCATTATACATAGTCTCCCACATATTTTCTAAAAGCTCCTTTAGTTTAGGATGGTCTTGGTTTATGTCTTTTGCTTTTTTTCTTAGCACAGGATCACCGTATGCTGTAATTGGTAAAATCATATTATCACTTAATTTTTATACGTTGTTCTATTAACAACTATAATTTTAATTTCTACTTAAATAAGACTGTAAAATAATTGTTGCACTAATCTCATCTACAAGTGCTTTATTTTTACGCTTTTTTTTATTTAACCCACTATCAATCATTGTTTTAAATGCCATTTTAGATGTAAAACGTTCATCTTCTCTTTCTATAATCATATTAGGAAAAACAGCTGTAAGTTTTTCTAAAAAAGGAACAATTAACACTTCTGACTCAGACGCTGTATTATTCATTTGTTTAGGCTCTCCTACTATAATTTTATCTACCTTTTCTTTTGCTATGTAATCTTTTAAAAATGTTATTAGCTCTTTAGTTGCTACGGTTGTTAAACCAGATGCTATTATCTGCAACTCATCTGTTACAGCTATGCCTGTACGCACTTTTCCAAAATCTATAGCTAGTAATCTACCCAAACTGTTTTTTTTGGCAAAAATAATATATAAATTGTTATATGTTTACATTTGATTAAATTATTAAGCCTCACCTATTATCTTTGCTAAAATTGATTTTACAAAAAAATGACAGAATTACAAAAAACTATAGAAGCTGCTTGGGATAACCGAGATTTATTAAAAGAAACAGCTACACAGGACGCCATTAGAGAAGTTATTAGCCTAATTGATAATGGTAAACTTAGATGTGCAGAGCCTAAAGGAGATGATTGGCAAATAAACGAATGGGTTAAAAAAGCTGTTGTTCTTTATTTCCCTATTCAGAATATGGAAACTTTAGAAGCTGGTATTTTTGAATACCATGATAAAATGCCTTTAAAAAGAGGTTATAAAGAAAAAGGAATACGTGTAGTACCTAATGCTGTTGCAAGACACGGTGCCTACATTTCTCCTGGTACTATATTAATGCCTAGTTACGTAAATATTGGTGCTTATGTAGATGAAGGTACAATGGTAGATACTTGGGCTACAGTTGGTAGTTGTGCGCAAATTGGCAAAAATGTACACCTTAGTGGTGGTGTTGGTATTGGTGGTGTTTTAGAACCATTACAAGCATCTCCGGTAATTATAGAAGACGGTGCTTTTATAGGTTCTAGATGTATAGTTGTAGAAGGTGTAAGAGTAGAAAAAGAAGCTGTTTTAGGTGCTAATGTTGTTTTAACAATGAGTACTAAAATTATAGATGTGACTGGTGATACACCTGTAGAAATGAAAGGTAGAGTACCTGCACGTTCTGTAGTTATACCAGGTAGTTACACTAAAAAATTTGCTGCTGGTGAATACAACGTGCCTTGTGCTTTAATTATTGGTAAACGTAAAGAAAGTACCAATAAAAAAACATCTTTAAATGATGCTTTAAGAGAGTATGATGTTGCTGTTTAGTATATTATATATTGCATAAACACAAAGCCCACAATTGTAATTGTGGGCTTTGTGTTTATGTAAAGTAAATTACTCTTTATTAATTCCAAACTTAGTTGTTTTGTGCTTTAAATTACGTGTTTCTTTTCTAATATCGTTATTTATTTTCCAGCTTTCTTTATTTGCATAACCTCTAGGATGATCCAAGTGTATAACAATAGCACTGTACCTTATTTGCTTCGTTTTTACCCCTAAATTTACTAAGCGCTCACCTAATTCTCTATCTTGACCGCCATACTGCATACGTTCATCAAAACCATTAACGGCTAAAATATCCTTTTTCCAGCCAGAAGAATTGTGTCCGTTCCATGTAGCTTTGGTAGTAGTAACTGTATTTAAAAATTTAGCTCCAAAACCAGTAAACCTTAATTTATTATTTTTAAAAGACGCATTTAGTCCATGTTTTTTTAACCATGAAATTGAAAAACATGTATTTGTTTCTATATCTTCTTTAGAAATTAATTCTGATATATTCATAGGAAGCTTAAAATAACCCCCAGATAAAAAATATCCTTCTTCTTTATAATTATTGTGAATTTCTACAAAGTCTTTTCTTGGTATACAATCTCCATCAGACATTATAATATATGGAGCTCTAGTTTCTACAATTGCTTTATTTAATATTTGAGATTTTTGGAAGCCATTATCTTTATGCCAAACGTGAGTTATACTATAATTTACAACTTTTTTTAACTCTTCTATAGCTGTTTTAGTTTCTTCTCTAGAACCGTCATCCGCAATAACAACTTCAAAATTATTTATTGTTTGTGTGTTATAACCCCAAAGTACTTTTTTTAACCACTCTACAGAATTGTATGTACTTATTATAACGGAAATGTCTGGTGCTTTCATATAAAATTAAAAATGATAACAAAAGTACTAAGGATTATTTTAATAATCTTTACTTTTGAAAAACAATACTAAATAGAAAAATGATATTAAGAAAATTTTGGGTAAAACTCATTAAAACATTTAAATTTTTGCCTCAAAAATTTTATGTTAAGCATTACTATGAGTATTATACAGGTAAAAAATTAGATTATAACAACCCAATAGAATTTAATCAAAAATTATCATGGTATAAAGTATTTTACAGAAATCCTCTATTACCAAAATTAGTAGACAAATACGCTGTAAGAGAATTTGTAGAAGAAAAGATAGGCAAACAATACTTAAATGATTGTATAGGAGTTTATAATTCTCCAAAAGAAATTGACTGGGACAAATTACCAGAAAAATTTGTGATTAAAGGTGTTCACGGATGTAATTTTAATTTGGTTGTAACAGACAAATCTAAAGTGAATAAAACCAAGGCTAACTTAAAAATGTATAAATGGTTAAACAAAAACCAATACTATAGAGGAGGGTTGGAATGGGCATATAAAAATGTAAAACCAAGGTTAATTATTGAACAGTTTATGCAAGATGAAATAACTAATGATTTAATAGATTATAAGTTTTATTGTTTTGACGGTGAACCAAAATTTTTAATTGCTCAGTCTGATACTTTAGGAAAATATTTTTACAGTTTAAATTGGGAAGAAATGCCATTTGGTTGGAAGAAGAAAGACCCAAATAAAATTAATAAGCCCACTAATTTTAATGAACTTATTGATTTGTCCAAAAAACTATCTGAAGGATTTCCTTTTGTAAGAGTTGATTTTTACTCAGTAAATGGTTCATCTGTGTTTGGAGAAATGACATTTTACCCTACAGATGCTCGAAAAGAATTTTATCCAGAAAAATATAATAAAATTGTTGGTGATTACTTTAAGCTTCCACTAATTTAAATTAACATTATTCTAATAATCTTACTTAACCAAAATATAAATGAAAGTATTTAAAGAGTTACCCCATTCTATATACCATACTTGCAAGTATAGATTAAAATCACAAAAAAAATTAGTACAGCATAAAGATAGCATCCCTGTAATAGTCTCTTTAACTTCTATACCAACTAGGTTAAATAATTTAGATTTGGTTATCAAAAGTATTTTAAATCAGACAGTCTTACCAGAAAAAATAATTTTATGGTTAAATGATTCATTAAAAAATAATTTACCAAAAAAACTTGTTAAGTTAGAGTCTAAAATATTTCAAATTAAATATTCTAAATTAACTTGCTCGCACAGAAAACTAATACACACTTTAGAAGAAAACCCTTCTTCTATAATTGTAACTTGTGATGATGACCAAATGTATCATAACAATTGGTTAAAATTACTATACCAAGAACATTTAAAGCATAAATATTGCATTATTGCTCATAGAGCTACCCAAATAAAAATGAATGAAAATGGCAGCTACTTGCCATTTATTAAGTGGAGAACTCGAGAAGAAACTAATTTACATAACCCTTACTTACCTATAGGATCTTGGGGAGTATTATACCCTCCTAACTCTATGCCCAATACAATATTTAATAAAAACTTATTTTTAAAACTAGCACCTAAAGCAGATGACTTATGGTTTAAAGGAATGTCTTTATTAAACAACACAATAACTAAAGAATCTAGTTTTAAGCCTAAACTACCTATACCAATTATGGGAAGTCAAAAAGTATCTCTTAAAGAAGAAAATGTTAAAAAGAAAAAAAATGAGACTCAGTGGCAAGCACTATCTGACCATTTTGACTTAGTTTCAATTTTAAAAAAACAAAAAAGGTAAGTTATTTCTGAAAAAAAGCAGAAAAAATTTAACAATCTAAATAAAATAATTTATGTTGCTAACTTATTTAAGTTTTATGCATCTATTACTTAAAACAATACATTAATACCCTAAATTATTAAAGAACTTAAAATGAAAATAGTAATACTTGCTGCTGGTATAGGATCTAGATTGGGAAACCCTTTTCCTAAGCCACTTACTAAACTAAATAATGGCAAAAGTATCATGCAAATGCAGATAGAGAATCTGTCTAAAGTTTTTAATATCAATGACGTGAGTGTTGTTGTTGGTTTTAAAAAAGATTTAATTATGGAACGGTTTCCTGAATTAAACTATATTTACAATCCTTTTTTTGACTGTACAAACACATCAAAAAGTTTATTAAGAGCATTGCTAAAAAATACTAATCAATCTGTACTATGGTTAAATGGTGATGTTGTTTTTGATGAAACTCTTTTAAATACTTTATTACCTATAATAAAAACCGACAATTCTTTTGTTGCTGTTAATACTAATAGTGTTGCAGACGAAGAAATAAAATATACATTAAAAGATAATTTTATCTTTGAGCTTTCTAAGTCTGTAAAAAATGGTCTTGGTGAAGCTGTAGGCATAAATTATATAGCAAAAAAAGATATCCAATCATTCATTAAGAGACTGGAAGAATGTGATGATAATGATTACTTTGAAAAAGGGCTTGAATTAGCAATTGAAAAAGACAATATAGCATTATCTGCTGTTGATATTTCTAAGCATAACTGTATGGAGGTAGATTTTAAAGAAGATTTAGTGAATGCCAACAATTTATTTTATAAATGAAAGTAATTTTATTTTGTCAAAATGCATATGCCTTTGGAATCCTAAATCCAATTAAGAATTTATTGATTGAAAAAGGAGATGATTTTTTATGGTACATTGACTCTAAACTTACCCAAAAATTCCCTTATAAAACAGATAATTACACCACTAGAATAGTAGACTTACAACTTTACAAAAGCGATATTATATTTTCACCAGGAAATGAAGTTCCTTATTATATACAAGGAGTTAAAGTACAAATATTTCATGGCTTGGCAGGAGAAAAAAAAGGTCATTTTAAAATAAGACATTATTTTGATTTGTACTTAACCCAAGGACCGTATTTTACAAAAAAATTTTTAGAGTTTAAGCGTAAATATAAAAACTTTGAAGTTGTAGAAACTGGGTGGCCTAAATTAGATATCTACTATTCTGAAAAAAATAAATATGATACAGAAAAAAGTGAATTGTTAAAAAGTTATAACGCTAAAAAAATAATTCTTTATGCGCCTACTTTTTCACCTAGTCTTACTTCTGCTCCTTTTTTGGTAAATGAAATTAAATCTGCAGCTAAAAATACTAATTATTTAATACTTATTAAATTTCATGATTTAATGAGTAAAGACTTAATAAACACATACAAGGTTATTTCAAAAGAAAATGCGAACGTTATTTTTATAGAAGACAATAATATTATAAAATATTTACTGTTATCAGACTTAATGGTGAGTGATACTTCTTCTGTTATTTATGAGTTTTTATTACTAAATAAACCTGTTATAACCTATAAAAACATAAATAAAACTATATACTGGGATAATTCTACAAATTATAATAATCTACAAGAAAAAATAATCACTAATCTTGAAAACGACCCATTTTCTAGTCAAAGAAAATATATTCAAGATGAATACCACCCATACTCAGATGGTAAATCTGCAGAGCGTATGTTAAATGCTGCTAAAAAATTTGTTCATAACAACGGTGTGCCTGCCAAGCGTAAACTTCCTATAGACAGAGCTCTTAAAATTAATTCTATTTTTGGAAAACCAATAAAAAATACCTTTAATGGTCGCAAGTCTGAAAAATTAAGTGCCTTATTAATCACATACAACGAAATTAGAAATATAGACGCTGTTATTGAGAATTTAAAATTTGCTGATGAAATTATAATTGTAGACTCGTATAGTACAGACGGAACAGCTGAAGCTATAAAAAAACACCCAAAAGTTTCTTTAATTCAAAGAGCATTTAAAAACTATTCTGACCAAAAAGCCTATGCTCTTAGTCTAGCTCAAAATAAATGGGTTTTATTTATTGATGCTGATGAAAGGATCCCTGATGATTTACAGCAAGAAATTTTAAAAACTATAAACAATAAAAACATAAATATTTCTGCCTTTTTTGTTTACAGAACATTTATGTTTAATAATAAAATATTACGCTTTTGCGGTTGGCAAAACGATAAAAACTACAGGCTATTTAACAAAGAAAAGGTTGCTTTTTCTACAAAAAGAATTGTTCATGAAACCTTAGAGGTTAGCGGTAAGTCATCTATCCTTAAAAATAAATTAATTCACTATGCTTATTTTGACTACAACATATATAAACAAAAAAGAATTAAATATGAGCAATTAAAAGCTCAAGAAGATTTTGATAAAAATAAAAAAGCCACTCCGTATCATCTCTACATAAAGCCGATAGGTAAGTTTTTAGAGCATTATATTATTAAATTAGGTATTTTAGATGGTAACAAAGGAATTATAATAAGTTATCTCTATGCTAACGCAACAAAAGAGAGATATAAAAAACTACAACAATTGCATAATGGCGAGCAAAAATAAACCCGATCAAAATTTTATTGATGAAATAAATAAATGCATTACTGTATTAGAAAATGGTGGTGTTATTTTATACCCAACAGACACTGTGTGGGGTATTGGTTGTGACGCAACTAATGAAGATGCCGTAAACAAAATATATCAGCTTAAAAAAAGAGCCAATACTAAAACAATGATTTGCTTAGTTGCAAATGATTTTATGTTAGAAAAGCACGTAGAAAAAGTTCCTGAAGTTGCTTTTGATATCATAGATATTGCAGACAAACCAACAACAATTGTTTATGACAATCCAAAAAATATTGCCAAAAATTTAATAGCAGAAGATAAAAGCTTGGCTATTAGAGTTGCAACAGATAAATTTTGTCAATACTTAATAAGCAAGTTTAAAAAACCTATAGTTTCTACTTCTGCAAACCTTTCTGGAGACCCCACTGCTAAAAGTTTTAAAGAAATAAGTTCTGATATTTTAAAAGGTGTAGACTATGCCGTAAATTTGCAGCGTAACATACAAAAAGTCACCCCTTCATCAATCATTAAATTAAGTAATGATGGTACAGTAAAGGTGATTCGGAAATAGGAATGACGCAAGATAACTACAAAGACGCAATTAAAGACCCAATTTTTTTAGTAATAGCAGAAGCAGCTGCAGAACTTAATGTAGCCTCCTACGTTATTGGGGGCTTTGTTCGCGATTTTCTATTAAAAAGAGGAACACCTAAAGATATAGATGTTGTTGCTGTTGGCAGTGGTATAGAGTTAGCTCAAAAAGTAGCCTCTAAATTACCTACCAATCCAAAGGTATCTGTATTTAAAAACTTTGGTACTGCTATGCTAAAGTATAACGACTTAGAACTAGAGTTTGTTGGTGCACGTAAAGAAAGTTACCATGAAGATAGTAGAAAACCTATAGTTGAAAATGGTTCTCTAGAAGATGATCAAAATAGAAGAGATTTTACCATTAATGCAATGGCTATTTCTTTAAACAAAAACACATATGGGCAGTTATTAGATCCTTTTAATGGAATAAATGATCTTGCCAATAAAATTATTAAAACTCCTTTAGAACCAGGCGTAACCTATTCTGATGACCCTTTGCGTATGATGAGAGCAATACGTTTTGCTACTCAACTACAATTTAATATAGAGGAAAAATCGTTTTTATCTATTACGGAAAATAAAGACAGAATAAATATTATATCTAAAGAGCGTATTGTTGATGAGTTAAATAAAATTATGAACAGTTCAAAACCTTCTATAGGCTTTGCTCTTCTCCATAAATCAAAATTATTACCATTTATTTTACCAGAGTTAAGTGCTCTACAAGGTATTGAAGAAATTGAAGGTCATAAACATAAAGACAATTTTTGGCACACTTTAGAGGTAGTAGATAATATCTCTGAAAATACAGATAATTTATGGTTGCGTTGGGCTGCATTACTACATGACATTGGTAAAGCACCAACAAAAAAGTTTCATAAAAAAAAGGGCTGGACATTTAGAGGTCACGAATTTATTGGTTCTAAAATGGTATACAAATTGTTTAAACGATTACGTATGCCGTTAAATGATAAAATGAAATATGTACAAAAAATGGTACTAATGAGTTCTAGACCTATTGTACTTTCTGAAGATTTTGTAACCGATTCTGCTGTGAGACGTTTAATTTTTGATGCTGGTGAAAACATAGAAGACCTAATGATTTTATGTGAAGCAGATATCACTACAAAAAACACAAAAAAACAACGTAAATACCGCAACAATTTTAAACTAGTTAGACAAAAAATTGTTGAAGTAGAAGAAAGAGATCAAATTCGTAATTTTCAGCCTCCAGTTACTGGAGAAGAAATTATGAAAACCTTTAATTTAAAACCATCTAAAGAAATTGGAATTTTAAAAGAAGCTATCAAAGAAGCTATTTTAGATGGTACAATTCCTAATGACTATAATGAAGCATATAATTTTATGCTTAAAAAAGGTAAAGAACTAGGTTTATAACTACCAATATTTTTCTCTTCATCAATTTTTACAATACCTACAAAAGTTCATAAAAACATAAACATACATTTTTTTATGTTTTCCTTCACATACACTTTTCTACCATTCATCTACACTTTCTTCGTGTTAGACAACATATAATTATTTAACCATTTATTCATAGGTATATTTGAATAAAACAGGTTAAAAGAAGTGTTTTCTCATTTATAAAAACATTACACTTAGTTTTTTTCCTATCAATAAAAAACGAAGCACTTTTTAAAATTAAACGTAACCATTAACCCCCTTTAAATGAAAAATTTCCATTCAATGATTTTTTCAAAGTTTAATGTCAAAAAAAAAATCATATTAAACTTTTTCTGTCTATTATTCATTACAACAAGTTTTGCTCAGTTAAGTGATTTGCACTATCTACCTCCTCTAACTCAAACAGGTAATCATATGAGCAATCAAGCAATATATCTATCTACACCAGAAACAACTGCTTTTGATGTAAATATATATATTGGCACATCTGTAACACCTGTAAGTACAGTATCTGTATCCAATGCACTGCCATATACTTATACATTAGCTAATAATGATAATGGTATAACAATGTTACCAGATGCTGATGTAGGAGTCATACTCTCTACTGCTGGACTTCGATTTGAATCTGCTTCTGGAGAAAAATTTTATGTAAACTACAGAGGTAGAAATGGTGCACAAGGTGCTTCTTTAACTTCTAAGGGTAGAGCTGCTCTAGGTACACATTTTAAATGGGGTGGTATTCCTTTTTTACACGACAGAAATATATACAATGCAACATTAGGCATAATGGCTACAGAAGATAATACAACTGTAGTCGTATCAGATTATGACCCCAATTGTGTTTTTAGACAAGGAACTAATGCGGTTGGCTTAACTGATGATATTATAACTATTACATTAGATAAAGGAGAAACATACGTATTAGAGTCTGTTGGTAATAATGGAGATGCAAATAGATATGGATGGGTAGGAGCTGACATAACAGCTGATAAAGATATAGCTATTAGTAACGGAAATATTTTAGTTGGAGTTGTTGCTGGCTCAGACCTTCAGGATGCTGGTATAGACCAGCCAGTACCTATTGATATAATAGGCAGAGAATATGTTTTTATTAGAGGTAATGGTAGTAACGCATTAGAATTTCCTGTTATAATAGGTACTGCTAATGGAACTGATATTTTCATTAATGGTTCTTCAACTCCTATTGCAACTATAAACAATGGCGAATATTTTATTATCCCTGGAGCAAATTATACTGGTAGTTCTCCTGGTAGTAATATGACAGTAACAACATCTAAAAATGTATATGCTTACCAGTGTTTAGCTGGTAATTCTTCTGCAGCAACAACAGGAATGAATTTTATTGCTCCTGTAAACTGTTTACTTCCAGATAATTTAAATAATATAGGAAATATTGAAGATTTAGTTGGAATTAATTTATCTAATGCAGGTTTAACTATACTAGCTTCAAATAGTACACCAGACGCTAACATTATTGTAACAGATGGTAGCGGCACTGTAACTTTACCTGCAGCCCAAATGGCAAATGGTTTAGCTTGGAAAAGTTTTTATATACCTAACCTAACTGGTAATGTATCTGTACAGTCCTCTGGTTCAATAGCTGTTGGTGTTATTGGATTAAGTGGTTCATTAGGTATTGGAGGTTATTTCTCAGGATTCGATACCGTACCAGTTGTAGACTATACAATTACAGGTTCTGGTTGTTTAGGAAGTACAATTTCACTTACCGAAACTTTTGATTCTTATCAATGGTATAGAGATGGCGTTGCTATACCTGGTGCCGTAACAAGTAACTATACACCAACACAAATAGGAGAGCATTATGTAAATGTTTCTAAAAGTGGATGTGATTATAATTCAAATGTAATTCAAGTGTTTTATTGTCAGCCAGATATACTTGTTGAAAAAACTGCTGATAAGAGCACAATTTCTGAAGGAGAAAATATAACTTTTACTATTACAGTTGAAAGCCTTGGAGTTGATGATGTAACAAATTTAGTAATTGAAGATATATTACCTACGGGCCTAACCCTTTTTAGTGTATCTCCTAGTAAAGGCACTTGGTCTTCTCCTAATTGGACTATAGGTACTATGGTTAAAGGAGAAAAACAAAATTTAACTATAATTGCAACTGCAGATGATGTTGTTGCTCCTACGACAAGTATAGATGTAACAAATACAGTAGATAATACCCAAGACCAAATTGACTCTAACGCTTCTACTGATGATATGAGTGAAACTATTACAATTGAAAATTTAGATGATGATGGTGATGGTGATCCTGACACTACAGATTCTAACCCTTTAGACCCTTGTATATTTAGCGTTAATCAAGTAAGTGCAAATACAGACAGTAATTGGGATAATGCTGATTGTGATGGTGATGGAATAGATAATGGAACAGAAATTACTAATGGAACAGATCCATATAATAATGATACAACTCCTCCTACTGCGCCTACGGTTGATAGTCTAGTTACTAATGATACTACACCTGTTCTTACAGGTACGGCTGAACCTAACTCTACTATTACTGTTGTTGTGGGTGGTGCTACATATACTACTACTGCTAACGCTTCTGGTGACTGGACTATTGATACTCAAACAGCTACTCCAGATAGCGGAACTTTTAGCCCTAATGTTAATGGTACTAATGAAGTACAGGTTACTAGTACTGATGCGGCTGGGAATAGCACTAATGATGCTACTACTTTAGAATTAACTATTGATACCACAGACCCTACAACTCCTACGGTTGATAGTCAAGTTACTAATGATA carries:
- a CDS encoding L-threonylcarbamoyladenylate synthase; translation: MASKNKPDQNFIDEINKCITVLENGGVILYPTDTVWGIGCDATNEDAVNKIYQLKKRANTKTMICLVANDFMLEKHVEKVPEVAFDIIDIADKPTTIVYDNPKNIAKNLIAEDKSLAIRVATDKFCQYLISKFKKPIVSTSANLSGDPTAKSFKEISSDILKGVDYAVNLQRNIQKVTPSSIIKLSNDGTVKVIRK
- the def gene encoding peptide deformylase encodes the protein MILPITAYGDPVLRKKAKDINQDHPKLKELLENMWETMYNASGVGLAAPQVGLPLRIFLVDTTPFSDDEDLSAEEQKALNGFKKAFINAKIIEETGEEWAFNEGCLSIPDIREDVSRKENIKITYLDENFKEHTEEYNGLLARVIQHEYDHIEGILFTDKLSSLKKRLLKSKLGNISKGKIRVEYRMRFPEMKKGR
- a CDS encoding ATP-grasp fold amidoligase family protein translates to MILRKFWVKLIKTFKFLPQKFYVKHYYEYYTGKKLDYNNPIEFNQKLSWYKVFYRNPLLPKLVDKYAVREFVEEKIGKQYLNDCIGVYNSPKEIDWDKLPEKFVIKGVHGCNFNLVVTDKSKVNKTKANLKMYKWLNKNQYYRGGLEWAYKNVKPRLIIEQFMQDEITNDLIDYKFYCFDGEPKFLIAQSDTLGKYFYSLNWEEMPFGWKKKDPNKINKPTNFNELIDLSKKLSEGFPFVRVDFYSVNGSSVFGEMTFYPTDARKEFYPEKYNKIVGDYFKLPLI
- the ruvX gene encoding Holliday junction resolvase RuvX, with the protein product MGRLLAIDFGKVRTGIAVTDELQIIASGLTTVATKELITFLKDYIAKEKVDKIIVGEPKQMNNTASESEVLIVPFLEKLTAVFPNMIIEREDERFTSKMAFKTMIDSGLNKKKRKNKALVDEISATIILQSYLSRN
- a CDS encoding DUF5606 domain-containing protein, translated to MSLDKILSISGKPGLHKLVTQTRTGFVAESLLDGKRSTVNMRTNVSVLSEIAIYTLEEEVPLREVFSKIQTKENGEKTSVKHKDDKLKLEEYFFEVLPNYDEDRVYASDIKKVIQWYNLLHDHGITDFSEPKENKETEESAAE
- a CDS encoding NTP transferase domain-containing protein, with the translated sequence MKIVILAAGIGSRLGNPFPKPLTKLNNGKSIMQMQIENLSKVFNINDVSVVVGFKKDLIMERFPELNYIYNPFFDCTNTSKSLLRALLKNTNQSVLWLNGDVVFDETLLNTLLPIIKTDNSFVAVNTNSVADEEIKYTLKDNFIFELSKSVKNGLGEAVGINYIAKKDIQSFIKRLEECDDNDYFEKGLELAIEKDNIALSAVDISKHNCMEVDFKEDLVNANNLFYK
- a CDS encoding glycosyltransferase family A protein, translating into MKVFKELPHSIYHTCKYRLKSQKKLVQHKDSIPVIVSLTSIPTRLNNLDLVIKSILNQTVLPEKIILWLNDSLKNNLPKKLVKLESKIFQIKYSKLTCSHRKLIHTLEENPSSIIVTCDDDQMYHNNWLKLLYQEHLKHKYCIIAHRATQIKMNENGSYLPFIKWRTREETNLHNPYLPIGSWGVLYPPNSMPNTIFNKNLFLKLAPKADDLWFKGMSLLNNTITKESSFKPKLPIPIMGSQKVSLKEENVKKKKNETQWQALSDHFDLVSILKKQKR
- a CDS encoding CDP-glycerol glycerophosphotransferase family protein, whose protein sequence is MKVILFCQNAYAFGILNPIKNLLIEKGDDFLWYIDSKLTQKFPYKTDNYTTRIVDLQLYKSDIIFSPGNEVPYYIQGVKVQIFHGLAGEKKGHFKIRHYFDLYLTQGPYFTKKFLEFKRKYKNFEVVETGWPKLDIYYSEKNKYDTEKSELLKSYNAKKIILYAPTFSPSLTSAPFLVNEIKSAAKNTNYLILIKFHDLMSKDLINTYKVISKENANVIFIEDNNIIKYLLLSDLMVSDTSSVIYEFLLLNKPVITYKNINKTIYWDNSTNYNNLQEKIITNLENDPFSSQRKYIQDEYHPYSDGKSAERMLNAAKKFVHNNGVPAKRKLPIDRALKINSIFGKPIKNTFNGRKSEKLSALLITYNEIRNIDAVIENLKFADEIIIVDSYSTDGTAEAIKKHPKVSLIQRAFKNYSDQKAYALSLAQNKWVLFIDADERIPDDLQQEILKTINNKNINISAFFVYRTFMFNNKILRFCGWQNDKNYRLFNKEKVAFSTKRIVHETLEVSGKSSILKNKLIHYAYFDYNIYKQKRIKYEQLKAQEDFDKNKKATPYHLYIKPIGKFLEHYIIKLGILDGNKGIIISYLYANATKERYKKLQQLHNGEQK
- a CDS encoding 2,3,4,5-tetrahydropyridine-2,6-dicarboxylate N-succinyltransferase — protein: MTELQKTIEAAWDNRDLLKETATQDAIREVISLIDNGKLRCAEPKGDDWQINEWVKKAVVLYFPIQNMETLEAGIFEYHDKMPLKRGYKEKGIRVVPNAVARHGAYISPGTILMPSYVNIGAYVDEGTMVDTWATVGSCAQIGKNVHLSGGVGIGGVLEPLQASPVIIEDGAFIGSRCIVVEGVRVEKEAVLGANVVLTMSTKIIDVTGDTPVEMKGRVPARSVVIPGSYTKKFAAGEYNVPCALIIGKRKESTNKKTSLNDALREYDVAV
- a CDS encoding glycosyltransferase family 2 protein; this encodes MKAPDISVIISTYNSVEWLKKVLWGYNTQTINNFEVVIADDGSREETKTAIEELKKVVNYSITHVWHKDNGFQKSQILNKAIVETRAPYIIMSDGDCIPRKDFVEIHNNYKEEGYFLSGGYFKLPMNISELISKEDIETNTCFSISWLKKHGLNASFKNNKLRFTGFGAKFLNTVTTTKATWNGHNSSGWKKDILAVNGFDERMQYGGQDRELGERLVNLGVKTKQIRYSAIVIHLDHPRGYANKESWKINNDIRKETRNLKHKTTKFGINKE